Part of the Arthrobacter globiformis genome is shown below.
CAACATCTGGGCGGCCTACCTTCCCGGAGCAGTGGCTCTAAAGCCGGCCCATGCCGTCCTTAGCTCCAGGGGCCGGATCATCTTCCCGCTGCCACCCTTGGGAATTACAGGTGCTGTCCGAGACACAGCCGGTTTAACCCCCTCGTTGCAGGGTCAAATCATTCACCCGCCGGACCTTGAGGGCCTGCGGAGACAGTCGCACGACCAACCGGCAACCCGGCATCCTACCCGCCTTCGGCTCTGCACACCATGGATGTTGTTAGTGACAAGAGCATATTCATCCGGATGTCAGGTTAGGTTCTTAGAACCACGGGAATGAGCGTCAGGAAAAGGCGATTTATACCCTACTCTGACAACTTTCATGGGCTTAACTGACGTCAGGTTGGGGTGTAACCCGACCTGACAACGGTGCAGGTGGCGTCACGTAAGCCGGGTTGCGTGAGAAAGAAACGAGATGGTGTGGGCCCACGGTCCCCCACGACGTACCGGCTCTGCCGGTCCGGTTAGAGTGCGGCGTTGTTCAGGGCGTACGGCGGGCGGAGGAGCCCAGGGGTGAGGCCCTCGGCCGGGTCGTTGCCCAACTGGATCACTTTGTTGTATTGGTTCACGTGGACTACCCGGGGCTCGTAAGCCTTGGCTTCCTCGGTGGTCATCGCCGTGTAGGCAATCAGAATGACAATGTCATTTTCGTGCACCAAGTGGGCTGCCGGGCCATTGATGCCAACCACGCCCGAGCCGCGCTCACCGGCGATGGTGTACGTCTCCAGCCTGGCGCCGTTGGTCACGTCCACGATGGCCACGAGCTCACCGGGAAGAATGTCAGCAGCATCAAGCAGGTCCAAGTCAACAGTGACTGAACCTACGTAATGCAGGTCAGCGTGCGTGACGGTGGCCCGGTGAACTTTGGACTTAAACATTGTTCGATTCATAGGAAGCTCCAGTGTTAGGGCTTTGTGCCGAGCAGCCGGTCCCACCAGCTCCCGCACGGATCCCGCACGAAGGCAGCCTCTTGCAAGAACTCGCTCCCAAGTTCTAGTGGCCGATCTCGGACGACGCCGGCAGGAAATGCGTGAAAACCTGATATCCGTCCTGACGGGAAATCATTTGTCTTAGTAAGTTTCCTTCCGCTGAAATCCAGAGAAGGGAATCGTCCGGCATGACGGCCTCCACCGTTCCTTTCCGGACCAATCTCCCGCTTCTCCAAACTTCTACCCGTTGCCCGAGAGCACGTTGCCAATCTGGTTGCAGATGAAGGTCCATCGTTTGCTCCTATGTGCACGCTGATGAGATTTGGAAGAGCAGCAAGGGGTTGTTGGGCCAGCCGGCGGTGAGGTGTCACATGCGTTGCGATAGTTGATGATCCGGGTGATCATCCGACACCTCACCGCAGAAATTGGGGCAGTCGCCTGCCGGTTATAGGGAGCGCTGGTCTGGGCCGTTGTATGCGCTGAGGGGCCGGATCAGGGAGTTGGATGCCAGCTGTTCCATGATATGGGCGGTCCAGCCGGTGATGCGGCTGGCCACGAAGATCGGGGTGAAGGTTTGAGTGTAGAAGCCCATGAGGTGGTACGTGGGTCCGGCCGGATAGTCCAGGTTGGGTTTGATGGCCTTGGCCTCGTCCATGGCGGCTTCGAGCCCGTTGTACAGGCCCAGCAGCTCAGGCCGGCCGTAATGGGCGATCATCTTGTCCAGGGCCGCCTTCATCGTGGGAACCCGCGAGTCGCCGTGCTTGTACACGCGGTGGCCGAAGCCCATAATCTTCTTCTTCTGCGCCAGGGCGTCTTCCATCCAGGCCTTAGCCCGTGCTGCGGCGTCCTCCATGGACTCGTCGTTGCGGATACCGATCTCCTCGAACGTGTGCATCACGGCTTCATTAGCGCCGCCGTGCAGGGGTCCTTTCAGGGCTCCGATGGCAGCTGTCACGGCCGAGTGCAGGTCCGAAAGGGTGGAGGTGACCACGCGGGCGGTGAAGGTCGAGGCGTTGAAGGAATGCTCCGCGTACAGGATCATCGAGACGTTGAAAGCCTCGACGACCTCATCCACCGGGTCTTCGCCGAAGGTCATCCACAGGAAGTTGGCCGAATAGCCCAGATCGTCGCGGGGCTCCACAACGTCCTGGCCGCGCCGGCGGCGCTGGTCATAGGCCACGACTGCCGGCATCGCCGCCCACAGGTCGATGGCTTTTTTCATATTGACTCCGGGCGAAGAGTGCTCCGCCAGCGGGTGCCGTGCCCCCAGCACCGATACCGCCGTGCGGCAAACGTCCATCGGGTGGGCGTCGGTAGGCAAGGCGTCGATAATCGCCATGAGTGCCGGGTCCAGCGCCCGGCCCGCCCTCTCGCGCGCGGTGAACGCGGAAAGCTGCTCCTCGGTGGGCAGCTCCCCGTTCCAGAGCAGGTAGGCAACCTCTTCGAAGCTGCACCTGGCGGCGAGCTCCTGGACCGGGTAACCGCGGTACAGCAGCGAGTTGGTTTCCGCGTTGACCTTGGAGACGGCGGTGTAGTCCACCACGACGCCGGCCAGGCCTTTCTTGATCTCTGTGTCAGCCATGCTGAACTCCTTCGTTGCAGTCCTTGTACTAGCGGTTGTTAGGGATCTGGAAGTTGAAGACGCCGGAATCGAATTTGTTGTAGGCCTCGTAGTCCACGAGGTCATACAGCCGTGCACGGGTCAGCATTTCCGGCACGCGCACCTGCTGGGTTCCCAGACTCCT
Proteins encoded:
- the panD gene encoding aspartate 1-decarboxylase; translation: MNRTMFKSKVHRATVTHADLHYVGSVTVDLDLLDAADILPGELVAIVDVTNGARLETYTIAGERGSGVVGINGPAAHLVHENDIVILIAYTAMTTEEAKAYEPRVVHVNQYNKVIQLGNDPAEGLTPGLLRPPYALNNAAL
- a CDS encoding bifunctional 2-methylcitrate synthase/citrate synthase, encoding MADTEIKKGLAGVVVDYTAVSKVNAETNSLLYRGYPVQELAARCSFEEVAYLLWNGELPTEEQLSAFTARERAGRALDPALMAIIDALPTDAHPMDVCRTAVSVLGARHPLAEHSSPGVNMKKAIDLWAAMPAVVAYDQRRRRGQDVVEPRDDLGYSANFLWMTFGEDPVDEVVEAFNVSMILYAEHSFNASTFTARVVTSTLSDLHSAVTAAIGALKGPLHGGANEAVMHTFEEIGIRNDESMEDAAARAKAWMEDALAQKKKIMGFGHRVYKHGDSRVPTMKAALDKMIAHYGRPELLGLYNGLEAAMDEAKAIKPNLDYPAGPTYHLMGFYTQTFTPIFVASRITGWTAHIMEQLASNSLIRPLSAYNGPDQRSL